In Altererythrobacter rubellus, the following are encoded in one genomic region:
- a CDS encoding DUF481 domain-containing protein: MEYDSSPLAGSEQTDTLSRVTLIYDF; encoded by the coding sequence ATCGAGTATGACAGCAGCCCTCTAGCAGGCTCCGAGCAAACCGACACGCTTAGCCGGGTGACTCTAATCTACGACTTTTGA
- a CDS encoding spermidine synthase, producing MLPRETLATAQIPDGDELSLVSHGRDFIIMLGRNELMGTRMQFSEEQLAVQTMERVGNDAPRILIGGYGMGFTLRAALARMGSNGQAVVAELVPEIVEWAQGPMAELTGGCLEDPRMDLKICDVAALIDDANDGTCDKFDAILLDVDNGPDGIVREENNRLYSPTGLGKSRDALKPGGILAIWSAASDHRFTRKLRDAGFDVEERFFRARPNNKGPRHTIWFARPRQR from the coding sequence ATGCTTCCGCGTGAGACCCTGGCCACAGCGCAGATACCCGATGGCGACGAGCTGTCGCTCGTTAGCCATGGCCGCGATTTCATCATCATGCTCGGGCGGAACGAGCTGATGGGCACGCGTATGCAGTTCAGCGAAGAGCAGCTGGCAGTGCAGACCATGGAGCGCGTTGGGAATGACGCGCCGCGAATATTGATAGGCGGCTACGGCATGGGTTTCACCTTGCGGGCCGCGCTGGCGCGCATGGGCTCCAACGGTCAGGCGGTCGTAGCAGAACTTGTACCGGAAATTGTCGAATGGGCGCAGGGTCCGATGGCAGAACTGACGGGTGGCTGTCTGGAAGATCCGCGAATGGACCTGAAGATTTGCGATGTCGCGGCCCTGATCGACGATGCAAATGACGGCACTTGCGACAAATTCGATGCCATTCTTCTCGATGTCGATAACGGACCCGATGGTATTGTCCGCGAGGAAAACAACCGCCTCTATTCACCCACGGGGCTGGGAAAATCGCGAGATGCCCTAAAGCCGGGTGGCATACTCGCGATATGGTCTGCAGCATCAGACCACCGCTTCACCAGAAAACTGCGCGATGCCGGATTTGATGTTGAAGAACGCTTCTTCCGCGCCCGGCCTAACAATAAGGGCCCGCGGCACACGATCTGGTTCGCCCGCCCTAGACAGCGCTGA
- a CDS encoding GcrA family cell cycle regulator yields the protein MSWTDERIATLKKMWEGGSTASQIAEELGGVSRNAVIGKAHRLGLKSRPSPVKAGEKKKAPAKKPAPKAAVKKTAAKPAAKPAVNPTDKPATAQASGASIPSQPIPNKTPDLPKIVSVGPGGFLRQGPGDQQAPIPPAPPRRLVPAKPSPAIEDKTSLLDLTEKICRWPMGHPGEPDFHFCGEAVNPGYPYCVEHCGRAYQAQLPRGARRPPPPLPFGGPRVR from the coding sequence ATGAGTTGGACTGACGAGCGTATCGCTACGCTAAAGAAAATGTGGGAAGGCGGATCAACCGCTAGCCAGATCGCTGAAGAGCTTGGGGGAGTGAGCCGTAATGCCGTAATCGGCAAGGCGCATCGGTTAGGTCTGAAATCACGCCCTTCCCCGGTAAAAGCGGGTGAGAAGAAGAAAGCTCCGGCTAAGAAGCCTGCGCCAAAGGCCGCTGTGAAGAAGACCGCTGCTAAACCTGCAGCAAAACCGGCAGTAAATCCGACCGACAAGCCAGCAACTGCGCAGGCATCAGGTGCGAGTATTCCGTCACAACCAATTCCTAACAAGACGCCAGACCTGCCTAAAATCGTGTCGGTCGGTCCTGGTGGATTCTTGCGTCAGGGTCCGGGCGATCAGCAAGCGCCGATCCCACCAGCTCCACCGCGCCGATTGGTGCCCGCGAAACCGAGCCCGGCAATCGAGGACAAAACTAGCTTGCTCGATCTGACCGAGAAGATTTGCCGCTGGCCTATGGGTCACCCTGGTGAGCCTGACTTCCACTTCTGCGGCGAAGCAGTGAACCCGGGATATCCCTATTGCGTTGAGCATTGCGGGCGCGCCTATCAGGCACAGCTGCCGCGCGGCGCGCGCAGACCCCCTCCACCGCTTCCCTTCGGTGGCCCCCGCGTAAGGTAG
- a CDS encoding ABC transporter permease, whose amino-acid sequence MADQAPPARPKSEAPLDKTNSGEGTRFTPRGVPVISGVNRVGLWSLYIKEVRRFLKVHTQTIWGPAVTTLLFLIIFTVALGRGGREVLGAPFASFVAPGLIMMGMMQNAFANSSFSLLAGKIQGTIMDLLMPPLSHGELMAGIIGAAVTRAVMVGSTVALAMALWPGVSLSIAHVWAVIWFGLMGAIMLSLMGLATSIWSEKFDHNAAITNFVVAPLSLLSGTFYVIDNLAPAFQAVSRANPFFYVISGFRYGFLGESDIGEGADAVVQAAVALGVLNLALAIIVYLVLRSGWKLKD is encoded by the coding sequence ATGGCCGATCAAGCACCTCCTGCCCGTCCGAAATCGGAGGCACCCCTCGACAAGACAAATTCGGGCGAAGGGACCCGTTTTACGCCGCGCGGCGTGCCGGTAATCTCCGGCGTCAACCGCGTCGGCTTGTGGAGTCTCTATATTAAGGAGGTTCGGCGGTTTCTCAAGGTGCACACGCAGACAATTTGGGGCCCGGCCGTCACGACACTGCTGTTCTTGATCATCTTCACGGTCGCTTTAGGGCGTGGCGGACGCGAAGTGCTGGGCGCGCCATTCGCCAGCTTTGTCGCGCCAGGCTTGATCATGATGGGCATGATGCAAAATGCTTTTGCAAACTCGTCCTTCTCGCTGCTCGCTGGCAAGATCCAGGGAACAATCATGGATTTGCTCATGCCGCCGCTTTCGCATGGAGAGCTGATGGCAGGTATTATCGGCGCAGCTGTGACCCGCGCGGTGATGGTGGGCAGCACGGTTGCGCTGGCGATGGCGCTGTGGCCGGGAGTTTCGCTGTCCATAGCGCATGTATGGGCCGTGATATGGTTTGGCCTGATGGGCGCGATCATGCTGTCGCTCATGGGATTGGCAACGTCGATCTGGTCGGAAAAGTTTGATCACAACGCGGCCATTACCAATTTCGTAGTTGCACCCCTCTCGCTGCTTTCCGGTACATTCTATGTAATCGACAACCTTGCGCCGGCGTTTCAGGCTGTCAGCCGGGCAAACCCGTTCTTCTATGTGATCTCTGGCTTCCGCTACGGCTTCCTAGGAGAAAGCGATATCGGCGAGGGTGCCGACGCGGTTGTTCAGGCGGCGGTTGCGCTTGGGGTACTAAACCTTGCTCTTGCCATCATCGTTTATCTGGTCTTGCGTTCCGGCTGGAAACTCAAGGACTAA
- a CDS encoding winged helix-turn-helix transcriptional regulator codes for MAVIAGTWAPNVVWCLRAGPRRFSELMDVISPVSGKVLPARLRELEQRGVITRKVCDTSPPSVEYSLTELGGGSIPALDSIVKVGHNLKKRGYSA; via the coding sequence ATGGCGGTTATTGCCGGTACATGGGCACCCAATGTGGTGTGGTGCCTGCGGGCCGGGCCACGCCGCTTCAGCGAATTGATGGATGTTATTTCCCCTGTCAGCGGCAAGGTGTTGCCGGCACGGCTGCGCGAGCTTGAGCAGCGAGGCGTCATCACTCGCAAGGTTTGCGACACCTCGCCGCCATCGGTTGAGTATTCGCTGACTGAACTGGGCGGCGGATCGATCCCAGCACTCGATTCGATCGTTAAGGTTGGTCACAATCTCAAAAAGCGGGGGTATTCAGCCTGA
- the bchI gene encoding magnesium chelatase ATPase subunit I codes for MARFPFSAIVGQSEMKLALLIASVDPTIGGVMVFGDRGTGKSTASRALAALLPPMLVVEGCRYGCTPDQAGTCPDPCTSKRKVKRPLPFVDLPLGATEDRVVGSLDLEKALRKGEKAFEPGLLAKAHRGFLYIDEINLLEDHLVDLLLDVAASGENVVEREGLSVRHRARFVLIGSGNPEEGELRPQLLDRFGLSVDVRTPSEIEERVEIMRRCGAQERDPEGFAKAWQAEDDKIIKQIARGQKRVQTIDVPDDVLADAAHLCMMVGVDGLRGELTLMRATRAFAALSGARKVKREHMLEVAPLALRHRLRRDVLDETGSTVRIERAVAELFG; via the coding sequence ATGGCGCGTTTTCCTTTCTCAGCGATTGTCGGTCAGAGCGAGATGAAGCTCGCGCTGCTGATTGCTTCGGTCGATCCTACGATCGGCGGCGTAATGGTTTTCGGTGATCGCGGCACGGGCAAATCGACGGCCAGCCGCGCGCTGGCTGCGCTGCTTCCGCCGATGCTGGTGGTGGAGGGATGCCGGTACGGCTGTACACCTGATCAGGCCGGCACTTGCCCCGATCCCTGCACATCGAAGCGCAAAGTAAAACGACCTTTGCCTTTCGTTGATCTGCCCTTGGGTGCGACTGAAGACCGGGTTGTGGGCTCGCTCGACTTGGAGAAAGCGCTGCGCAAGGGTGAAAAAGCGTTCGAGCCGGGCCTGCTGGCCAAGGCGCATCGCGGTTTCCTTTATATTGACGAGATCAATCTGCTTGAGGACCATCTCGTTGATCTGCTGCTCGATGTGGCGGCGTCAGGTGAGAATGTGGTCGAGCGCGAAGGGCTGTCCGTGCGCCACCGCGCCAGGTTCGTGTTGATCGGAAGCGGAAACCCGGAAGAAGGCGAATTGCGCCCGCAACTGCTTGATCGCTTCGGACTTTCCGTTGACGTACGCACGCCCAGCGAAATCGAGGAACGCGTCGAGATCATGCGACGCTGCGGCGCGCAGGAACGCGATCCTGAAGGCTTTGCCAAAGCATGGCAAGCCGAAGACGACAAGATCATCAAGCAGATCGCGCGCGGGCAAAAGCGTGTGCAGACAATAGATGTGCCGGATGATGTGCTCGCCGATGCGGCTCATCTTTGCATGATGGTCGGCGTTGACGGCTTGCGCGGAGAACTGACGTTGATGCGGGCCACCCGCGCTTTTGCTGCGCTGAGCGGCGCGCGCAAGGTCAAACGCGAGCATATGCTTGAAGTTGCCCCATTGGCGCTGCGGCACCGCTTGCGCCGCGATGTGCTCGATGAAACAGGTTCGACAGTTCGCATCGAACGCGCGGTGGCAGAGCTGTTCGGATGA
- the hspQ gene encoding heat shock protein HspQ, whose protein sequence is MERAVFFSSQAGRTIEAPRHVKSRFGIGDVVRHRMFDFRGVIFDVDPVFANSEEWYQAIPEDIRPSREQPFYHLLAENNDSSYVAYVSQQNLLTDASSGPIDHPQIAQLFEQFDGKRYRMRRALTH, encoded by the coding sequence ATGGAGAGAGCTGTGTTCTTTTCCAGCCAAGCTGGACGCACCATCGAGGCCCCGCGTCACGTCAAGTCGCGCTTCGGGATTGGCGATGTTGTGCGCCACCGGATGTTCGATTTTCGCGGTGTGATCTTCGATGTTGATCCGGTCTTTGCCAATAGCGAAGAATGGTACCAGGCTATCCCTGAGGACATCCGCCCAAGCCGCGAGCAACCATTTTATCACTTGCTGGCTGAGAATAACGACAGTTCCTACGTCGCCTATGTCAGCCAGCAGAACCTGCTTACCGATGCAAGCAGCGGACCGATTGATCATCCGCAAATCGCGCAATTGTTCGAACAGTTCGACGGCAAACGGTATCGCATGCGCCGAGCGCTGACCCACTAA
- a CDS encoding DMT family transporter, producing MIAFYAISITFIGPRFGMGNAIFFVLLGQIISAVIIDHFGLMGVPVARIDLIGIAGITLMVVWVLLARR from the coding sequence TTGATTGCGTTTTATGCCATATCAATCACATTTATCGGCCCACGTTTCGGCATGGGCAATGCGATCTTCTTCGTCTTGCTTGGCCAGATCATCAGCGCAGTCATCATCGATCATTTCGGCCTGATGGGCGTACCAGTTGCACGAATTGATCTAATAGGCATCGCGGGAATCACGCTGATGGTTGTCTGGGTGCTACTCGCCAGAAGGTAG
- a CDS encoding magnesium chelatase subunit D, giving the protein MTRGAPAPESDLDPLADALLAVRLLAIAPQKLGGICLRGGGPARDLVLGYLKVALPETSPSRRLPANIDDEGLLGGVDIAASLAEGRAVERAGLLSEVRGGVVVVPMAERLREATAGRLAQTLDDKDIALVALDDGRESDEGPADALLDRVAFKCDLSRAASLDHDKIVPKPLSISHVAELEDEQLAALAAVSVALGIGSVRPLLFALTAARAHAALHRRKKVRHEDLSAAVSLVLVPRATQLPQEQLQESEPAPPPDRADDPGNNDREQSSELPPEEMLIEAALASIPPDVLAKIAAGKLRRSAGGGTSGKRSMSKLRGKPLGARPGIPRGGARLALIDSLRAAAPWQPLRRHERGDDSPTALFVEKDDLRIRRFEERAGSVTIFCVDASGSAAVARLAEAKGAVERILAQAYVKRSEVALIAFRGEGAEMLLPPTRSLTRARRALSELPGGGGTPLASGLQLGLQMAEAISSRGRTPFLVCLTDGSANIAADGTPGRAQAKENAHAAARALALRGIDSIVIDISPRPRAEAAELAQAMQARYLPLPMADAAALERAVNAAQPGPQLVR; this is encoded by the coding sequence ATGACGCGCGGCGCGCCCGCGCCGGAGTCCGATCTCGACCCCTTGGCCGACGCGCTGCTCGCAGTTCGCCTGCTGGCAATCGCTCCTCAAAAGCTTGGCGGGATTTGCTTGCGGGGGGGAGGGCCGGCGCGCGACTTGGTGCTTGGCTATCTGAAAGTTGCATTGCCCGAAACGTCGCCTTCGCGGCGTTTGCCAGCCAATATCGACGATGAAGGCCTGCTCGGCGGTGTGGATATCGCTGCAAGCTTAGCCGAGGGCAGAGCGGTAGAACGCGCTGGATTGCTCAGCGAGGTGCGCGGTGGCGTGGTAGTGGTGCCGATGGCTGAGCGGCTTCGAGAGGCGACCGCCGGGCGATTGGCGCAAACGCTTGATGACAAGGACATCGCGCTGGTGGCGCTTGATGATGGCCGCGAATCCGATGAAGGGCCAGCTGATGCCTTGCTGGATCGGGTGGCGTTCAAGTGCGATTTGTCGCGCGCAGCCTCGTTGGATCATGACAAGATCGTACCCAAACCGCTTTCGATTAGTCATGTTGCTGAATTGGAAGATGAACAGCTGGCAGCGCTGGCAGCAGTGTCTGTCGCGCTGGGGATCGGTTCTGTGCGTCCACTGCTGTTTGCGCTGACAGCGGCGCGAGCGCATGCTGCGCTCCATCGCCGCAAGAAAGTGCGACATGAAGATTTGAGCGCGGCAGTGTCATTGGTACTAGTCCCGCGCGCAACGCAATTGCCGCAGGAGCAGCTTCAGGAAAGTGAGCCTGCCCCGCCGCCAGATAGAGCCGATGATCCGGGTAACAACGACCGAGAGCAGTCGAGCGAGCTACCGCCTGAAGAAATGCTGATCGAAGCCGCGCTCGCATCGATCCCGCCGGATGTTTTGGCGAAAATCGCAGCGGGCAAATTACGGCGCAGCGCTGGAGGCGGCACAAGCGGCAAACGCAGTATGTCCAAGCTGCGCGGCAAACCGCTGGGCGCACGGCCCGGTATCCCGCGTGGCGGGGCACGGTTGGCGCTGATCGACAGCCTGCGTGCAGCAGCACCATGGCAGCCGTTGCGGCGGCATGAACGTGGGGATGACTCCCCAACGGCGCTGTTTGTCGAGAAGGACGACCTGCGGATCCGGCGATTTGAAGAACGCGCGGGCTCTGTCACAATCTTTTGCGTTGATGCATCGGGCTCTGCCGCCGTCGCGCGGCTTGCAGAGGCCAAGGGGGCGGTCGAGCGTATTCTCGCGCAAGCCTATGTCAAACGCAGCGAGGTCGCGCTGATCGCGTTTCGCGGTGAGGGTGCGGAAATGCTGTTGCCGCCAACGCGCTCGCTTACCAGGGCGCGCAGAGCTTTGTCCGAATTGCCAGGAGGTGGCGGAACACCGCTCGCGTCGGGATTACAGCTTGGGCTACAAATGGCTGAAGCAATTTCCTCACGCGGGCGTACGCCGTTCCTTGTGTGCTTGACTGATGGCAGCGCCAATATTGCCGCAGATGGCACACCTGGTCGCGCGCAAGCAAAGGAAAACGCGCACGCAGCTGCACGGGCATTGGCCCTACGCGGCATCGACAGCATCGTGATCGATATTTCACCTCGCCCGCGCGCTGAAGCAGCGGAGCTCGCACAAGCCATGCAGGCGCGTTATCTGCCGCTTCCCATGGCGGATGCGGCCGCGCTTGAGCGTGCGGTCAATGCCGCGCAGCCTGGCCCGCAGCTCGTACGATGA
- the pnp gene encoding polyribonucleotide nucleotidyltransferase, which produces MFDKKTVSIEWGGKTLTLETGQIARQADGAVLATYGETVVLCAVTAAKSVREGQDFFPLTVHYQEKFSAAGRIPGGFFKREGRATEKETLTSRLIDRPVRPLFPEGFYNEINVIAQVLSYDGETEPDIVAMIAASAALTISGVPFMGPIGAARVGFRNGEYELNPSLQTALDDEGRLDLVVAATQDAVMMVESEAKELTEEEMLGAVMFAHEESRKVIGAIIDLAEQAAKEPWVIDTSDDTAAIKEKLRGIVGDDIAAAYKLTDKSARSDALNEARAKAKEAFADEEAQTQLVANKAVKKLEAEIVRGAIIKDGTRIDGRKLDQVRPIEAMVGLLPRTHGSALFTRGETQAICTTTLGTKDAEQMIDGLEGLSYNHFMLHYNFPPYSVGEVGRFGFTGRRETGHGKLAWRALHPVLPNHEDFPYTIRVLSDITESNGSSSMATVCGGCLSMMDAGVPIERPVSGIAMGLILEGEDFAVLSDILGDEDHLGDMDFKVAGSEAGITTMQMDIKVAGITQEIMAKALEQAKAGRTHILGEMAKALGSARTGVSKHAPRIETMQIDKSKIRDIIGTGGKVIREIVAETGAKVDIDDEGVIKISSSNADEIEAARKWIEGIVEEAEVGKIYTGKVVNIVDFGAFVNFMGGKDGLVHVSEMKNERVEKPTDVVSEGQEVKVKVLEIDQRGKVRLSMRVVDQETGEELEDTRPPRESKPRGDRGDRRGPRNDRGGGRGRGGGRRGGRDDGHKGGGDDGSAHVPDFLKD; this is translated from the coding sequence ATGTTTGATAAGAAAACCGTGTCGATTGAATGGGGCGGAAAAACCCTCACTCTCGAAACCGGTCAGATTGCCCGTCAAGCAGACGGCGCCGTTCTGGCCACCTATGGCGAAACCGTAGTGCTCTGCGCTGTAACCGCCGCAAAAAGTGTTCGTGAAGGGCAAGACTTCTTCCCGCTCACTGTTCACTATCAGGAAAAATTCTCTGCAGCCGGCCGTATCCCGGGTGGCTTCTTCAAGCGCGAAGGCCGCGCAACGGAAAAAGAAACGCTGACCAGCCGTCTGATCGACCGCCCGGTTCGCCCGCTTTTCCCTGAAGGTTTCTACAACGAAATCAATGTTATCGCTCAGGTTCTGTCCTATGATGGCGAAACCGAACCGGACATTGTTGCGATGATCGCAGCTTCGGCCGCACTGACCATCTCGGGCGTTCCATTCATGGGCCCGATCGGTGCAGCGCGCGTCGGTTTCCGCAATGGCGAATACGAACTCAACCCGAGCCTGCAGACTGCGCTCGACGACGAAGGCCGTTTGGACCTGGTCGTTGCAGCAACACAAGATGCTGTGATGATGGTTGAATCCGAAGCGAAGGAACTGACCGAGGAAGAAATGCTCGGCGCAGTTATGTTCGCGCATGAAGAGAGCCGCAAGGTTATCGGCGCGATCATCGATCTGGCTGAACAGGCTGCCAAGGAACCATGGGTTATCGACACATCGGACGATACCGCAGCGATCAAGGAAAAGCTGCGCGGCATCGTTGGTGACGATATCGCAGCCGCTTACAAGCTGACTGACAAGTCGGCCCGTTCGGACGCGCTCAATGAAGCACGTGCGAAGGCGAAGGAAGCTTTCGCTGACGAAGAAGCGCAAACGCAGCTGGTTGCCAACAAGGCAGTGAAGAAGCTGGAGGCAGAAATCGTTCGTGGCGCCATCATCAAGGATGGCACTCGTATCGACGGCCGTAAGCTTGATCAGGTTCGCCCGATCGAAGCTATGGTTGGCTTGCTGCCACGCACACACGGTTCAGCGCTGTTTACGCGCGGTGAAACGCAGGCAATCTGCACCACCACGCTGGGCACCAAAGATGCCGAGCAGATGATCGACGGTCTCGAGGGTCTCTCTTACAACCACTTCATGCTGCACTATAACTTCCCGCCCTATTCGGTTGGCGAAGTGGGTCGCTTTGGCTTTACCGGTCGACGCGAAACCGGCCACGGTAAGCTCGCATGGCGCGCGCTGCACCCTGTGCTGCCCAACCATGAAGACTTCCCCTACACCATCCGCGTGCTCTCAGACATCACCGAGTCCAACGGCTCGAGCTCGATGGCGACCGTTTGCGGTGGCTGTCTGTCGATGATGGACGCAGGCGTTCCGATCGAACGTCCTGTATCTGGTATTGCGATGGGCCTGATCCTTGAAGGCGAGGACTTTGCTGTTCTGTCAGACATTCTGGGTGACGAAGATCACCTGGGTGACATGGACTTCAAGGTTGCCGGTTCAGAAGCAGGTATCACCACCATGCAGATGGACATCAAGGTTGCCGGCATCACGCAGGAAATCATGGCCAAGGCGCTGGAGCAGGCGAAAGCCGGCCGCACGCACATCCTTGGTGAAATGGCGAAAGCTCTTGGCTCAGCGCGTACAGGCGTTTCCAAGCACGCTCCGCGCATCGAAACCATGCAGATCGACAAGTCGAAGATCCGTGACATTATCGGCACGGGCGGCAAGGTTATCCGTGAAATCGTTGCTGAAACCGGCGCAAAGGTCGACATCGACGATGAAGGCGTGATCAAGATCAGCTCTTCAAATGCCGATGAAATCGAAGCCGCGCGCAAGTGGATCGAAGGCATCGTTGAAGAGGCTGAAGTCGGCAAGATCTACACCGGCAAGGTCGTCAACATCGTTGACTTCGGTGCATTCGTGAACTTCATGGGTGGCAAGGACGGTCTCGTCCATGTCAGCGAAATGAAGAACGAGCGCGTCGAGAAGCCAACTGACGTTGTTTCAGAAGGCCAGGAAGTAAAGGTCAAGGTCCTCGAGATCGACCAGCGTGGCAAGGTTCGCTTGTCGATGCGTGTCGTCGACCAGGAAACCGGTGAAGAGCTGGAAGACACACGTCCTCCACGCGAAAGCAAGCCTCGCGGTGATCGTGGCGATCGCCGTGGTCCGAGGAATGATCGCGGCGGCGGTCGTGGCCGTGGTGGCGGTCGTCGCGGTGGCCGTGATGATGGCCACAAGGGCGGCGGCGATGACGGCTCTGCCCACGTGCCGGACTTCCTTAAAGACTAA
- a CDS encoding DUF1993 family protein, whose translation MAINPYDAFVQSCQQILSGLSGLIAKGEAHVKENGLSDNDLIGAKLAETIWTLPRHVRACSMHSACTFDQMPTGEFTADFTIVPDSWQSYAQ comes from the coding sequence ATGGCCATTAACCCTTACGACGCCTTCGTCCAAAGCTGTCAGCAGATTTTGAGTGGGCTCTCAGGCTTGATCGCCAAAGGCGAGGCGCATGTGAAGGAGAATGGGCTTTCGGATAACGACCTGATCGGCGCGAAGCTTGCAGAGACGATATGGACACTGCCGCGGCATGTCCGCGCATGCTCGATGCATTCAGCCTGCACCTTTGACCAAATGCCAACGGGCGAATTTACGGCAGATTTCACGATCGTACCGGATAGTTGGCAGTCATACGCGCAATGA
- a CDS encoding DUF3422 domain-containing protein: MRDHELRKKAVGEMHLRRWPVLEVPCVIVQWVLIVDDDERAAELSVIEAKAKSDDPVGNPAYRAGRLGEHVKFVWERHSEGTSLSLFAANSHAQAFLDPLSHSELAAALDWVSQLPGQIVRCTRIWVAGSDQHVEAVLPKVDLERAELVSCHLGGQIRMWSDFRIQDDGFGRLLVAANGADPADITRQVQRLQELGNYRNRALLGLPIARECWPKLDEAEARLRDLAARIDNRDETDDQLMDILSKLSLELAAIETSISFRMDATRAYAQLVKDRLVQVDLRPIPGYASLADFTQRRFFPAMNTCKATTARVRQLALRAAQLASLLRARIETRIENQNAQLLHSMDQSTRMQVRLQQLVEGFSVVALSYYLIGLVGYLLGGLPLDRYGLEKNWVLAALVIPVVAGIWIGMRMLRKRLFANRAKHD, encoded by the coding sequence ATGCGTGATCATGAACTGCGCAAGAAAGCTGTAGGCGAGATGCATCTGCGTCGCTGGCCGGTGCTTGAGGTGCCTTGTGTGATCGTCCAATGGGTCTTGATCGTTGACGATGATGAACGCGCAGCAGAGCTTTCTGTGATCGAAGCCAAAGCCAAGTCTGACGATCCGGTTGGCAATCCGGCCTATCGAGCGGGCCGGCTGGGCGAACATGTGAAATTCGTATGGGAGCGGCACAGCGAAGGAACTAGCCTCTCTCTGTTCGCGGCGAATTCTCATGCGCAGGCGTTTCTGGATCCACTATCACATTCCGAACTGGCAGCAGCGCTCGATTGGGTAAGCCAGCTACCGGGTCAGATTGTACGTTGCACGCGCATCTGGGTTGCAGGAAGCGATCAGCATGTCGAAGCAGTTTTACCGAAAGTCGATCTGGAGCGTGCGGAGCTTGTTTCCTGTCATTTGGGCGGTCAGATCCGCATGTGGTCGGACTTTCGTATTCAGGACGATGGCTTCGGGCGTTTGTTGGTTGCCGCCAATGGCGCGGACCCTGCTGACATCACACGCCAGGTCCAGCGCTTGCAGGAACTAGGCAATTATCGCAATCGCGCACTTCTAGGACTTCCAATTGCGCGCGAATGCTGGCCAAAGCTTGATGAAGCCGAGGCGCGTTTGCGCGATCTCGCAGCGCGAATCGATAATCGCGACGAAACCGATGACCAGCTGATGGATATTTTGTCCAAGCTCTCTTTGGAGCTAGCGGCAATTGAAACCTCTATTTCATTCCGGATGGACGCAACCCGCGCATACGCACAATTGGTCAAAGACCGGTTGGTACAAGTCGATCTGCGTCCCATTCCCGGTTATGCTTCGCTGGCGGACTTTACCCAGCGGCGATTTTTCCCCGCGATGAACACGTGCAAAGCCACCACAGCGCGGGTTCGCCAATTGGCTCTTCGCGCTGCGCAATTGGCATCTCTCTTGCGCGCAAGGATCGAGACGCGGATTGAGAACCAGAATGCGCAACTGCTCCACTCGATGGATCAGAGCACGCGGATGCAAGTCAGGCTGCAGCAGTTGGTTGAAGGTTTCTCGGTCGTGGCGCTGAGCTATTACCTGATCGGATTGGTCGGTTATTTGCTTGGTGGCCTGCCGCTTGATCGATACGGCTTGGAGAAGAACTGGGTGCTGGCTGCCCTGGTGATTCCGGTCGTCGCCGGCATCTGGATCGGGATGCGCATGCTACGCAAACGCCTATTCGCAAACCGCGCAAAACACGATTGA